In a single window of the Anaerolineales bacterium genome:
- a CDS encoding GPW/gp25 family protein, which produces MTKSYGKHLAFPFQVSPDGRAAQVAALEEHVKDELLQLLLTGVGERAFLPEFGGGVRQLVFEPLGEATLGMAKARLTQAITTYLGHRVTLEDLKVEAAASTLDIEIKYRIAGTEDSRVLRFQRSGE; this is translated from the coding sequence GTGACAAAAAGCTACGGCAAACACTTGGCTTTCCCTTTTCAGGTCAGTCCGGACGGACGTGCTGCGCAGGTCGCTGCGCTGGAAGAGCACGTAAAAGACGAATTGCTTCAATTGCTGCTCACCGGTGTCGGTGAGCGGGCATTCCTGCCCGAATTCGGCGGCGGCGTGAGGCAGTTGGTCTTCGAACCATTGGGCGAGGCCACTCTGGGTATGGCGAAGGCGCGCTTGACTCAGGCGATCACGACCTACCTGGGGCATCGGGTGACCCTGGAAGATCTCAAGGTGGAAGCGGCAGCTTCAACCCTCGATATTGAAATTAAGTATCGCATTGCCGGAACGGAGGACAGCCGCGTGTTGCGCTTCCAGCGCAGCGGAGAGTGA